The following are encoded together in the Callithrix jacchus isolate 240 chromosome 19, calJac240_pri, whole genome shotgun sequence genome:
- the LOC100387335 gene encoding olfactory receptor 2B11 isoform X2: MKSDNQSFSGDPPQAFILLGVSDRPWLELPLFVVLLLSYVLAMLGNVAIILASRLDPQLHSPMYVFLSHLSFLDLCYTTTTVPQMLVNMGSSRKTISYGGCTVQYAVFHWLGCTECVVLAAMALDRYVAICEPLRYAVLMHRALCQQLVALAWLSGFGNSLVQVALTVRLPLCGRQVLNNFFCEVPAVIKLSCADTTVNDATLAVLVAFFVLVPLALILLSYGFIARTVLRIQSSKGRHKAFGTCSSHLMVVSLFYLPAIYMYLQPPSSYSQEQGKFISLFYSIITPTLNPFIYTLRNREVKGALRRLLARLWSLCGW; the protein is encoded by the coding sequence ATGAAAAGTGACAACCAGAGCTTCTCAGGGGACCCCCCTCAAGCCTTCATCCTCCTGGGTGTGTCTGACCGGCCATGGCTGGAGCTCCCGCTCTTCGTGGTCCTCCTGCTGTCCTATGTGCTGGCCATGTTGGGGAACGTCGCCATCATCCTGGCATCCCGGCTGGATCCTCAGCTCCACAGCCCCATGTACGTCTTCCTCAGCCACCTGTCCTTCCTGGACCTCTGCTACACTACCACCACCGTCCCTCAGATGCTGGTCAACATGGGCAGTTCCAGGAAGACCATCAGCTATGGAGGCTGCACGGTGCAGTACGCAGTCTTCCACTGGTTGGGATGCACAGAGTGCGTCGTCCTGGCCGCCATGGCCCTGGACCGCTATGTGGCCATCTGCGAGCCCCTCCGCTACGCCGTCCTCATGCACCGCGCTCTCTGTCAGCAGCTCGTGGCTctggcctggctcagtggcttcGGAAACTCCTTGGTGCAGGTGGCCCTGACTGTGCGGTTGCCACTCTGTGGGCGGCAGGTGCTGAACAACTTTTTCTGTGAGGTGCCGGCCGTGATCAAGCTGTCGTGTGCTGACACCACTGTGAACGATGCCACGCTGGCTGTGCTGGTGGCCTTCTTTGTGTTGGTGCCCCTGGCTCTCATCCTTCTCTCCTATGGCTTTATTGCCCGCACAGTGCTCAGGATCCAGTCCTCCAAGGGACGACACAAGGCCTTCGGGACCTGTTCCTCCCACCTGATGGTCGTCTCCCTCTTCTACCTACCTGCCATTTACATGTATCTGCAGCCCCCTTCCAGCTACTCCCAAGAGCAGGGCAAATTTATTTCCCTCTTCTATTCCATAATCACCCCCACTCTCAACCCCTTCATCTACACCCTGAGGAATAGAGAAGTGAAGGGAGCTCTGAGGAGACTCCTGGCCAGGCTCTGGAGCCTCTGTGGATGGTGA